The genomic stretch ATTTGATGCCGTTGTCCACCAGAGAGCGGATCGCATCCGGCATCGCGGGGTGGCAGTACACCTCCGGCCGCCCGCCCCGGCCACGCATCCAGCTGGGCGTCGGCAGCAGTCGCCGGATGGTCGACGGAGAGCCCAGCAGTCACACACGGGGTGGCCGAGGTGGATGCCGCCTCGGCGGTGGCGTGCGCCTGCGACAACAGGGCGTCCTGGACTGCTCGTTGGCGTAAACACCTCCGAGCTGCCAAGAGGCCCTGCCCTCAGACCCGAACCGTGTCGCGTCCACCCCGATCGACAAGTCAGTGATCACGCACCCGCGTCCGCGCAGCGGGCGGAAGGTCAGCGGGCGCAGATGCGGCTGGGACGCATGCTGGCCTCTTGCTGACCTGGGGGCCTCCCTCGCGCCCCGGAGCTGCGCAAACGCCAATGTACAGCGGCCGGTTTTCCCGCGGTGCGGGTTCGGATCCCGCGGCAGAGGCGGGCGGCGTCCAGCATCGCGGCATGGACGTTCCTACCGTTGCGCACCAGCATCTGGGGCCTGCGCGCCAGGAGCTCCGTCAAGTCGACGGCCCCGAGGCCGGTCGGAGGGGCGTGATCGCGACGCCGTTCTCCGCCAGTGAGTTGAAGTAACCGCACGCCGTGAACGAGCCGACATGTGAGAGCGTTCGCTCGGGAGTGACGATCTCGGCAGTGGCGCCCGTGCGGACGAGAGACTCCACCGCATGTTCGTGACGGTCCTGGACATGAACTACAGCCAGGCCTGCGACACATCACCAACGATGATGCCACCGAGACGTGTCTGGGACCACCTTGGCGGACAGGTCCCGGCTGCGACCGGGGGCTCTCCGGGCCCGGTGCACTGACACGGAGAATCGCCGGCCCCGTCGCGAACTCGCGTGAAAGAAAAGCGAGTTGCCAGCCGCACAGTGCCGTCTCAGACGGCGTCGCGAATGGCGCGTTCGAAGCCCTCGACGTGGCTGCGGGCGAGCCGTGCCGCCGTGTCGGGATCACCGGCGACGATCGCCTCGATCAGCGGTCCGTGTTCTCCGACATGGCCGGCCATGTCGGACAGCCGGTCGATGAACAGGCACCAGATGCGGGTGGCCAGGTTGTCGTAGCGGACGAGGGTGTCGTCCAGATACGGGTTGTGCGTGGCGGCGTAGATGGCGCGGTGGACCTGAAGGTCCAGGTGCAGGAGTTCGGCGGCGTCGCGCCGGCGGGAATCCGCGCGCTCCAGCTCCTGGCGCAGGGCTGTCAGGGTCGCCCGGTCCGTGGCCGTGGCGCGCCGCGCGGCCAGGGCGGCGGCCAGGGGCTCCAGCTCCTGGCGCACCTCGGAGATATGGGCCAGGTCGGTGATGTTCACTTCGGTGGCGAAGGTGCCGCGCCGGGGGTAGGTCGTGATCAGGCGCTCGTACTGGAGCCGCTTCAGGGCCTCGCGCACCGGTGTCCGGCCCACACCGAGGGACTGTGCCAGCTGGTCCTCGTTGATCGGCGCGCCGGGGCGGATCTCGAGCATGACGAGGCGGTCACGGAGGGCGCGGTAGGCGCGCTCGGCGAGGGACAGTTCCTCGCCCCTGGGCTCGGTCGCCATCTGCTGCATGAAGCCCCCTTGGCCGCATCGGCCCTCTTGACCTGTCCGGCTAGCTCCCATACCTTACCGCAGAGACTGATATATCAGTTGGCTATTATTAGTCGTCTTCCCAGGATGGTGTACAGATGGCAACCACCCCGTCGACCACGGTCACCTCCTCCCTCTCCCGCCCGCTGAGCGAGCTCGACCCGGAGGTCGCCGCCGCGGTGGACGCCGAGCTTTGCCGTCAGCGGTCGACGCTCGAAATGATCGCCTCGGAGAACTTCGCCCCGGCCGCCGTCCTGGACGCCCAGGGCTCGGTACTGACGAACAAGTACGCCGAGGGCTACCCGGGCCGCCGCTACTACGGCGGCTGCGAACACGTGGACGTCATCGAGCAGTTGGCCATGGCCCGGGTGAAGGACCTGTTCGGCGCCGAGGCCGCGAACGTGCAGCCGCACTCGGGCGCCCAGGCCAACGCGGCCGCGATGTTCGCGCTGCTCCAGCCCGGCGACACGATCCTCGGCCTCGACCTGGCGCACGGCGGGCACCTCACCCATGGCATGCGCCTCAACTACTCCGGCAAGCTGTACGACGTCGTGCCGTACCACGTGCGCCAGTCCGACCTGCGCATCGACATGGACGAGGTCGAGCAGCTCGCCCTCGCTCACCGGCCCAGGATGATCGTCGCCGGCTGGTCGGCCTATCCCCGACAGCTCGACTTCGCCGCGTTCCGGCGGATCGCTGACGAGGTGGGCGCCTACCTGATGGTGGACATGGCGCACTTCGCCGGACTGGTGGCCGCGGGCCTGCACCCGAACCCCGTGCCGTACGCCGACGTCGTCACGACCACCACGCACAAGACCCTCGGCGGCCCGCGCGGCGGTGTGATCCTCAGCCGGGCCGGTCTGGCCAAGAAGATCAACTCCGCGGTCTTCCCGGGCCAGCAGGGCGGCCCGCTGGAGCATGTCATCGCGGCGAAGGCGGTGGCCTTCAAGGTGGCGGCGAGCGAGGAGTTCAAGGAGCGCCAGCGGCGCACCCTGGACGGCGCCCGCATCCTCGCCGGCCGGCTGCTGGCCGACGATGTGGCCGAGGCCGGGATCACGGTGCTGACCGGCGGCACCGAGGTCCACCTGGTCCTGGTCGACCTGCGCGACTCCGCGCTCGACGGGCAGCAGGCCGAGGACCGGCTGCACCGCATCGGCATCACCGTCAACCGCAACGCGGTGCCGTTCGACCCACGCCCGCCGATGGTCTCCTCGGGGCTGCGGATCGGCACGCCTGCCCTGGCCACCCGGGGCTTCGGCGCGACGGAGTTCCGCGAGGTCGCCGACATCGTCGCCGAAGCCTTGAAGGGCGAACAGGCCGACGACGAACTGCGCGACCGGGTCGAGAAGCTCGCCGGCGCGTTCCCCCTCTATCCCCACCTGAACGGAGCCGCGGCATGACCGCCGAGCCGCTGCCGGAGCATCCGGACTTCCTCTGGCGCAATCCCGAGCCGCGCACTTCGTACGACGTCGTCATCGTCGGCGCGGGAGGCCACGGCCTGGCCACCGCCTACTACCTCGCCAAGAACCACGGCATCACCAAGGTCGCCGTCCTGGAGAAGGGCTGGCTGGCCGGCGGCAACATGGCCCGCAACACCACGATCATCCGCTCCAACTACCTGTGGGACGAGAGCGCGGCGATCTACGAGCACGCCCTCAAGCTGTGGGAAGGCCTCCCGGCGGAGCTGGACTACGACTTCCTGTTCAGCCAGCGCGGCGTCCTCAACCTCGCGCACACCCTCCAGGACGTCCGCGAGGGCGTGCGCCGCGTCAATGCCAACCGCCTCAACGGAGTCGACGCCGAGTGGCTGGAGCCGGACGAGGTCGCCGAGGTCTGCCCCATCCTCAACGTCTCGCCCCGCACCCGGTATCCGGTCCTGGGCGGCACCTTCCAGCCGCGGGCCGGTATCGCCAAGCACGACCACGTCGCCTGGGCGCTGGCCCGCCG from Streptomyces roseochromogenus subsp. oscitans DS 12.976 encodes the following:
- a CDS encoding GntR family transcriptional regulator translates to MQQMATEPRGEELSLAERAYRALRDRLVMLEIRPGAPINEDQLAQSLGVGRTPVREALKRLQYERLITTYPRRGTFATEVNITDLAHISEVRQELEPLAAALAARRATATDRATLTALRQELERADSRRRDAAELLHLDLQVHRAIYAATHNPYLDDTLVRYDNLATRIWCLFIDRLSDMAGHVGEHGPLIEAIVAGDPDTAARLARSHVEGFERAIRDAV
- the glyA gene encoding serine hydroxymethyltransferase yields the protein MATTPSTTVTSSLSRPLSELDPEVAAAVDAELCRQRSTLEMIASENFAPAAVLDAQGSVLTNKYAEGYPGRRYYGGCEHVDVIEQLAMARVKDLFGAEAANVQPHSGAQANAAAMFALLQPGDTILGLDLAHGGHLTHGMRLNYSGKLYDVVPYHVRQSDLRIDMDEVEQLALAHRPRMIVAGWSAYPRQLDFAAFRRIADEVGAYLMVDMAHFAGLVAAGLHPNPVPYADVVTTTTHKTLGGPRGGVILSRAGLAKKINSAVFPGQQGGPLEHVIAAKAVAFKVAASEEFKERQRRTLDGARILAGRLLADDVAEAGITVLTGGTEVHLVLVDLRDSALDGQQAEDRLHRIGITVNRNAVPFDPRPPMVSSGLRIGTPALATRGFGATEFREVADIVAEALKGEQADDELRDRVEKLAGAFPLYPHLNGAAA